In one window of Streptomyces sp. FXJ1.172 DNA:
- a CDS encoding cellulose binding domain-containing protein, with amino-acid sequence MSTHRRRISGRNKAIGGLVAAAVVGGGAVLLTGTANAAGVNAAYTRTSDWSTGYTAQYVVTNNSGSQEKTWTLEFDLPAGARLSSLWNGESSVSGSHVTVKPAKWDTEGLAPGKSVTVGFVVEGSGAPTGCRIDNTQCSADGGATPEPSGRPTGTQSPAPAPTATKTSTPTQSATPAPTASQTTGSGSGTGTGTTASAGFAPYVDTSLYPAFDLVGAADATGVKNYNLAFITDGGGCTPKWGGVTDVTSDAVAAQIGSLRAKGGDVRVSFGGASGSELATTCSSADALAAAYGKVIDAFKLTKVDFDVEGGALPNTAANTLRAQAIAKLQAQHPGLDVSFTLPVMPEGLTQDGVNLLSNAKSNGAKISTVNIMAMDYGASYSGDMGDYAQQAATATQAQIKGVLGLSDSAAWKAVAVTPMIGVNDVSSEVFKVDDATQLVGFAKAKGLGGLSMWSAARDKQCDGGAKNSADPTCSSIVQDKFAFSKAFGAFN; translated from the coding sequence ATGAGCACGCACCGGCGCAGGATCAGTGGCAGGAACAAGGCGATCGGCGGCCTCGTCGCCGCGGCCGTCGTCGGCGGCGGCGCGGTCCTGCTCACCGGCACCGCGAACGCGGCCGGTGTGAACGCCGCGTACACCAGGACCAGCGACTGGTCGACCGGCTACACCGCCCAGTACGTCGTCACCAACAACAGCGGCTCGCAGGAGAAGACCTGGACGCTGGAGTTCGATCTCCCGGCGGGCGCCAGGCTCAGCTCGCTGTGGAACGGCGAGTCGAGCGTGAGCGGTTCGCACGTCACCGTGAAGCCGGCGAAGTGGGACACCGAGGGCCTCGCCCCGGGCAAGTCGGTGACGGTCGGCTTCGTGGTCGAGGGCAGCGGCGCCCCGACCGGCTGTCGTATCGACAACACCCAGTGTTCGGCGGACGGCGGCGCCACCCCCGAGCCGAGCGGCCGCCCGACCGGGACCCAGTCGCCGGCCCCCGCCCCGACGGCCACCAAGACCTCCACCCCCACCCAGAGCGCGACCCCGGCGCCGACCGCCTCGCAAACGACCGGCAGCGGCAGCGGCACCGGGACCGGCACGACCGCCTCCGCCGGCTTCGCCCCCTACGTCGACACCTCCCTCTACCCGGCCTTCGACCTGGTCGGCGCCGCGGACGCGACCGGGGTGAAGAACTACAACCTCGCCTTCATCACCGACGGCGGCGGCTGCACCCCCAAGTGGGGCGGCGTGACCGACGTGACCAGCGACGCCGTGGCCGCGCAAATCGGCTCGCTGCGCGCCAAGGGCGGTGACGTCCGGGTCTCCTTCGGTGGCGCCTCCGGCTCCGAACTGGCCACCACCTGCTCCTCCGCCGACGCGCTGGCGGCGGCGTACGGCAAGGTGATCGACGCCTTCAAGCTCACCAAGGTCGACTTCGACGTCGAGGGCGGCGCGCTGCCGAACACCGCGGCGAACACCCTGCGGGCGCAGGCGATAGCGAAGCTCCAGGCCCAGCACCCGGGCCTGGACGTCTCCTTCACCCTCCCCGTGATGCCCGAGGGTCTCACCCAGGACGGCGTGAACCTGCTGTCGAACGCCAAGTCCAACGGCGCGAAGATCAGCACCGTCAACATCATGGCGATGGACTACGGCGCCTCCTACAGCGGCGACATGGGCGACTACGCCCAGCAGGCCGCGACGGCCACCCAGGCCCAGATCAAGGGCGTGCTGGGGCTGTCCGACTCCGCCGCCTGGAAGGCCGTCGCGGTCACCCCGATGATCGGCGTCAACGACGTCTCCTCCGAGGTGTTCAAGGTCGACGACGCCACCCAGTTGGTCGGCTTCGCCAAGGCCAAGGGTCTCGGCGGCCTGTCGATGTGGTCCGCCGCCCGCGACAAGCAGTGCGACGGCGGCGCGAAGAACTCCGCCGACCCGACCTGCAGCTCCATCGTCCAGGACAAGTTCGCCTTCTCGAAGGCGTTCGGCGCCTTCAACTGA
- a CDS encoding GH1 family beta-glucosidase: MSESVSAVPSVPAAPAVSPVTFPPAFLWGAATSAYQIEGAVREDGRTPSIWDTFSHTPGRTAGGETGDIAVDHYHRYREDVALMAELGLSTYRFSVSWPRVQPTGRGPAVQRGLDFYRRLVDELLGHGIKPSLTLYHWDLPQELEDAGGWPERDTALRFAEYARMVGEALGDRVELWTTLNEPWCTAFLGYGSGVHAPGRTDPAASLRAAHHLNLGHGLAASALRSVMPARNRIAVSLNSSVVRPVSQDAADLAAARRIDDLANGIFHGPMLHGAYPESLIASTASVTDWSYVLDGDLRTAGPKLDALGLNYYTPALVSAGSGEVTGPRADGHGASEHSPWPAADDVLFHQSPGERTEMGWTIDPTGLYDLIMRYTREAPGLPLYITENGAAYDDKPDPDGRVHDPERIAYLHGHLSAVRRALTDGADVRGYYLWSLMDNFEWAYGYGKRFGAVYVDYATLERTPKSSARWYAQVARTGVLPGANSAA; this comes from the coding sequence ATGTCTGAATCCGTCTCCGCCGTGCCCTCCGTGCCCGCCGCGCCCGCCGTGTCCCCCGTGACGTTTCCGCCCGCGTTCCTGTGGGGCGCGGCGACCTCGGCGTACCAGATCGAGGGGGCGGTGCGGGAGGACGGCCGTACCCCCTCGATCTGGGACACCTTCAGCCATACGCCGGGCAGGACGGCCGGCGGCGAGACCGGTGACATCGCCGTCGACCACTACCACCGCTACCGCGAGGACGTGGCGCTGATGGCGGAGCTGGGCCTGAGCACCTATCGCTTCTCGGTCTCCTGGCCGCGGGTGCAGCCGACCGGCCGGGGCCCGGCGGTCCAGCGGGGGCTGGACTTCTACCGCCGCCTGGTGGACGAGTTGCTGGGGCACGGCATCAAGCCCTCGCTCACCCTCTACCACTGGGACCTGCCGCAGGAGCTGGAGGACGCGGGCGGCTGGCCGGAGCGGGACACCGCGCTGCGGTTCGCCGAGTACGCGCGCATGGTCGGCGAGGCGCTGGGCGACCGGGTGGAGCTGTGGACCACGCTCAACGAGCCCTGGTGCACCGCCTTCCTGGGCTACGGCTCCGGCGTCCACGCACCCGGCCGGACGGACCCGGCGGCGTCGCTGCGTGCCGCCCATCACCTCAACCTGGGGCACGGGCTGGCGGCTTCGGCACTGCGCTCGGTGATGCCGGCCCGCAACCGGATCGCGGTCAGCCTCAACTCCTCGGTGGTCCGGCCCGTTTCGCAGGACGCGGCCGACCTGGCCGCGGCCCGCCGGATCGACGACCTGGCCAACGGGATCTTCCACGGCCCCATGCTGCACGGCGCCTATCCTGAGTCGCTGATCGCGTCGACGGCCTCGGTCACCGACTGGTCGTACGTCCTCGACGGTGATCTGCGCACGGCGGGCCCGAAGCTGGACGCGCTGGGCCTGAACTACTACACCCCGGCGCTGGTCTCGGCCGGATCCGGCGAGGTCACGGGCCCGCGGGCGGACGGCCACGGCGCCAGCGAGCACTCCCCCTGGCCGGCCGCCGACGACGTGCTGTTCCACCAGTCGCCGGGCGAGCGCACGGAGATGGGCTGGACGATCGACCCGACGGGGCTGTACGACCTGATCATGCGCTATACGCGCGAGGCCCCGGGGCTGCCCCTGTACATCACCGAGAACGGCGCGGCCTACGACGACAAGCCCGACCCCGACGGCCGCGTCCACGACCCCGAGCGCATCGCCTACCTGCACGGCCACCTGTCGGCGGTCCGCCGGGCACTCACCGACGGCGCGGACGTGCGCGGCTACTACCTGTGGTCCCTGATGGACAACTTCGAGTGGGCGTACGGCTACGGGAAACGGTTCGGCGCGGTGTACGTCGACTACGCGACGCTGGAGCGCACCCCCAAGTCGAGCGCCCGCTGGTATGCGCAGGTGGCGCGGACGGGGGTGCTGCCGGGGGCGAACTCGGCCGCCTGA
- a CDS encoding carbohydrate ABC transporter permease, whose protein sequence is MTTTLTPTGTTVKEERRGARRPKSARAGGTLHAGPLAYAVLVLFSIGSLFPLVWTAIAASRDNNRLAETPPPFWFGSNLMHNLNVAWNDANLGKAFVNTTFVAGVSAGTIVFLSTIAGFAFAKLRFKGRNALMLIVIGTMMVPPQLSIIPLYMMVAKLDWTDQLQAVILPSLVSAFGVFFMRQYLMQALPDELIEAARVDGASSWRVVWHIVFPAARPAMAVLGMLMFVQTWNDFLWPFLVLTQNGNPTVQVAVSALGRGYTPDQSLIMAGALLGTLPLLLVFAVFGKQIVGGIMQGAVKG, encoded by the coding sequence GTGACGACGACCCTGACCCCGACCGGGACAACGGTCAAGGAAGAGCGCCGGGGTGCGCGCCGGCCGAAGTCGGCGCGGGCCGGCGGGACGCTGCACGCGGGGCCCCTCGCGTACGCGGTGCTGGTCCTGTTCTCGATCGGCTCGCTGTTCCCGCTGGTGTGGACGGCGATCGCCGCGTCCCGAGACAACAACCGGCTTGCCGAGACCCCGCCGCCGTTCTGGTTCGGCTCGAACCTGATGCACAACCTGAACGTCGCCTGGAACGACGCCAATCTGGGCAAGGCGTTCGTCAACACCACGTTCGTGGCCGGGGTTTCGGCGGGGACCATCGTGTTCCTGTCGACGATCGCCGGGTTCGCCTTCGCCAAGCTGCGGTTCAAGGGCCGTAACGCCCTGATGCTGATCGTGATCGGCACGATGATGGTGCCGCCGCAGCTCAGCATCATCCCGCTGTACATGATGGTCGCCAAGCTCGACTGGACCGACCAGCTGCAGGCGGTGATCCTGCCGTCGCTGGTGAGCGCGTTCGGGGTGTTCTTCATGCGGCAGTACCTGATGCAGGCGCTGCCGGACGAGCTGATCGAGGCGGCCCGGGTGGACGGCGCGAGCAGCTGGCGGGTGGTGTGGCACATCGTGTTCCCGGCGGCCCGGCCCGCGATGGCGGTCCTCGGGATGCTGATGTTCGTGCAGACCTGGAACGACTTCCTGTGGCCGTTCCTGGTGCTCACCCAGAACGGCAATCCGACCGTGCAGGTCGCGGTCTCGGCCCTGGGCCGCGGCTACACCCCCGACCAGTCCCTGATCATGGCGGGCGCGCTGCTCGGCACGCTGCCGCTGCTGCTCGTCTTCGCGGTCTTCGGCAAGCAGATCGTGGGCGGGATCATGCAGGGCGCGGTCAAGGGCTGA
- a CDS encoding carbohydrate ABC transporter permease: MATRHDTAAPPVGEGGAAPAHSGAVSGADARRRARLSRRWQRDIRWSPYAFVSPFFLLFLAFGLFPLIYTGWASLHTVELTAPTDMQWAGLHNYTRIFDDDFFWNAAKNTLTIGIISTVPQLAMAMGLAHILNYKLRASTFFRVVMLAPYATSIAAASLVFVLLFGRDYGVINWALHFVGGGHIDWQNDKWPSQIAVSSIVVWRWTGYNALIYLAAMQAVPQDLYESAALDGANRWQQFFHVTLPQLRPTILFTCVVSTIGASQLFGEPLMFDANKGASGGAEHQFQTLGLYLYEQGWVNQHLGRASAIAWTMFLILIVIGIVNYVISRRLRESG, translated from the coding sequence ATGGCCACCCGGCACGACACCGCCGCGCCCCCCGTGGGGGAGGGGGGCGCGGCCCCGGCCCACTCCGGCGCCGTGTCCGGCGCCGACGCCCGGCGGCGGGCACGGCTGTCCCGCCGCTGGCAGCGGGACATCCGCTGGAGCCCGTACGCCTTCGTCTCCCCCTTCTTCCTGCTGTTCCTCGCCTTCGGCCTGTTCCCGCTGATCTACACGGGCTGGGCCTCGCTGCACACGGTGGAACTGACCGCGCCCACCGACATGCAGTGGGCGGGGCTGCACAACTACACCCGGATCTTCGACGACGACTTCTTCTGGAACGCGGCGAAGAACACCCTGACCATCGGGATCATCTCGACCGTCCCGCAGCTGGCGATGGCGATGGGGCTGGCCCACATCCTCAACTACAAGCTGCGCGCCTCGACCTTCTTCCGGGTCGTGATGCTGGCGCCGTACGCGACCTCGATCGCCGCCGCCTCGCTGGTCTTCGTGCTGCTCTTCGGCCGCGACTACGGCGTGATCAACTGGGCGCTGCACTTCGTCGGCGGCGGCCACATCGACTGGCAGAACGACAAGTGGCCCTCGCAGATCGCGGTCTCCTCGATCGTCGTCTGGCGCTGGACCGGCTACAACGCGCTGATCTACCTGGCGGCGATGCAGGCCGTCCCGCAGGACCTGTACGAGTCGGCGGCCCTGGACGGGGCGAACCGCTGGCAGCAGTTCTTCCATGTGACGCTGCCGCAACTGCGCCCGACGATCCTGTTCACCTGTGTCGTGTCGACGATCGGGGCCTCGCAGCTGTTCGGCGAGCCGCTGATGTTCGACGCCAACAAGGGCGCCTCCGGCGGTGCCGAGCACCAGTTCCAGACGCTCGGCTTGTATCTGTACGAGCAGGGCTGGGTCAACCAGCACCTGGGCCGCGCCTCCGCGATCGCCTGGACGATGTTCCTGATCCTCATCGTGATCGGGATCGTCAACTACGTCATCTCGCGCCGCCTGCGCGAGAGTGGTTAG
- a CDS encoding ABC transporter substrate-binding protein has product MRTSIHRSRRLGALAAVAALTTGLLTGCANDSGGKSDTSDGGGKGKTTITLGLFGTMGFKEAGLYTDYEKLHPDVTIKENVIEKNENYYPALVNHLTTNSGLQDVQAVEVGNIAEVVQTQAAKLEDLSKVTGVDKSNWLGWKWQQATTKDGQTVGLGTDIGPMAICYRKDLFKAAGLPADRDQVSKLWAGDWSKLVATGEQYKKKAPSGTTFMDSPGGLLNAILSSQSQKFYDSSGKVIYKTNPAVKNAFDLTAKAAKDGLVQSQPQFQPGWDQLISNSKFASVACPPWMLGYIKGKSKADSAGQWDVAQAPQAGNWGGTFLTVPKSGKHVTEAEKFVTWLTAPAQQAKLFAVQGSFPSAPSAYTLSQVTGAKNEMTGDAPIGTIFAQAAKSIPLQPIGPKDQIIQQGLTDNGVILVTKGKSAADAWDTATKTIDNNLEK; this is encoded by the coding sequence CAAGTCCGACACCTCCGACGGCGGCGGCAAGGGCAAGACCACGATCACCCTGGGCCTGTTCGGCACCATGGGCTTCAAGGAGGCCGGTCTCTACACCGACTACGAGAAGCTGCACCCGGACGTCACGATCAAGGAAAACGTGATCGAGAAGAACGAGAACTACTACCCGGCCCTCGTCAACCACCTCACCACCAACAGCGGACTGCAGGACGTCCAGGCGGTCGAAGTCGGCAACATCGCCGAGGTCGTGCAGACCCAGGCGGCCAAGCTCGAGGACCTGTCCAAGGTCACGGGCGTGGACAAGAGCAACTGGCTGGGCTGGAAGTGGCAGCAGGCCACCACCAAGGACGGCCAGACGGTCGGCCTCGGCACCGACATCGGCCCGATGGCGATCTGCTACCGCAAGGACCTGTTCAAGGCGGCCGGGCTGCCGGCGGACCGCGACCAGGTGTCCAAGCTGTGGGCCGGTGACTGGAGCAAGCTCGTCGCGACCGGCGAGCAGTACAAGAAGAAGGCGCCCAGTGGCACCACCTTCATGGACTCACCCGGCGGTCTGCTCAACGCGATCCTCAGCAGCCAGAGCCAGAAGTTCTACGACTCCTCCGGCAAGGTCATCTACAAGACGAACCCGGCCGTGAAGAACGCCTTCGACCTCACGGCGAAGGCCGCCAAGGACGGTCTGGTGCAGTCGCAGCCGCAGTTCCAGCCGGGCTGGGACCAGCTGATCTCCAACAGCAAGTTCGCCTCCGTGGCCTGCCCGCCGTGGATGCTCGGCTACATCAAGGGCAAGTCGAAGGCGGACTCGGCCGGCCAGTGGGACGTGGCCCAGGCACCGCAGGCCGGCAACTGGGGCGGCACCTTCCTGACCGTGCCCAAGTCCGGCAAGCACGTCACGGAGGCGGAGAAGTTCGTCACGTGGCTGACCGCGCCCGCCCAGCAGGCCAAGCTGTTCGCCGTCCAGGGCAGCTTCCCGAGCGCCCCGTCGGCGTACACGCTGTCCCAGGTGACCGGCGCCAAGAACGAGATGACCGGGGACGCACCGATCGGCACGATCTTCGCCCAGGCCGCCAAGTCCATCCCGCTCCAGCCGATCGGCCCGAAGGACCAGATCATCCAGCAGGGACTGACGGACAACGGCGTGATCCTGGTGACCAAGGGCAAGTCCGCCGCGGACGCCTGGGACACGGCCACCAAGACCATCGACAACAACCTGGAGAAGTGA